A single genomic interval of Eurosta solidaginis isolate ZX-2024a chromosome 3, ASM4086904v1, whole genome shotgun sequence harbors:
- the LOC137245234 gene encoding transcription factor grauzone-like isoform X2: MKVNDFHKFYSSVEQKQSEFRGFIMKQEAGTQVVDNEYFDLNSNIKEEDLADTAGEADECSESEQLNLLCEIDCDSKDKNETCLRSEQNTVEIGKASAGRPVRKRKKCVQQKATSKKRMRRENTEEVETAEKLNSNGRLKEIKSKDEDDEVVKKYIQMNCEVCSYVSEDYPILQKHFREHHAQIKAYVRCCNKKLFYRLDIVQHAYKHDNPEFFKCETCQKIFSEKSTLSRHLLAVHGTEEDLKFHCIQCPKKFARQKLLNWHLNSHVPMEERTFICDQCPNSRFASQDLLKYHIGSRHRREANVCHVCAKKIRDKASFERHVSSHFEGVGPKLKCLLDGCDHWLKDENNLRRHMRLHTAKQKILTCDTCGRDCKDKSALNNHKRRVHSSEIFICGVCQKTFKRALYLREHMAQHTGEFLYKCPFCTRTFNSAANMHAHKKKMHPVEWDMWRKTNNASSLQEFSRQQKSVSSESLQNQSST; this comes from the exons ATGAAAGTCAAtgattttcataaattttattcATCAGTAGAACAAAAGCAAAGTGAATTCCGCGGTTTTATTATGAAGCAGGAAGCGGGCACTCAGGTCGTTGACAACGAATACTTTGATCTCAATTCAAATATTAAAGAAGAGGACTTAGCAGATACGGCAGGAGAAGCTGATGAGTGCAGCGAGAGTGAGCAGCTCAATCTATTATGTGAAATAGATTGTGATAGTAAGGACAAAAATGAAACTTGCTTAAGAAGTGAACAAAATACTGTTGAAATCGGAAAAGCGTCTGCAG GTAGACCAGTAAGGAAGAGAAAAAAGTGTGTTCAACAAAAAGCAACTTCTAAAAAACGTATGCGACGAGAAAACACAGAAGAAGTCGAAACAGCAGAAAAGTTAAACTCAAATGGAAGGTTAAAAGAAATCAAATCGAAAGATGAAGATGATGAGGTCGTAAAAAAGTATATACAAATGAATTGTGaagtatgttcatatgtaagcgaAGATTATCCCATCCTTCAAAAGCACTTTCGGGAGCACCATGCTCAAATTAAGGCCTATGTACGATgttgtaataaaaaattattttacagactTGATATTGTGCAGCACGCATATAAACATGATAATCCTGAATTCTTTAA ATGTGAAACTTGTcagaaaattttttctgaaaaatcaacATTATCCAGACACCTTTTAGCCGTACATGGCACTGAAGAAGATCTTAAATTTCATTGTATTCAATGTCCTAAAAAATTCGCCAGACAAAAGCTTTTAAATTGGCATTTAAACTCGCATGTACCCATGGAGGAACGCACGTTTATATGTGACCAATGTCCCAATAGTCGTTTTGCCAGCCAGGATCTATTAAAATATCATATTGGTTCAAGGCATCGTCGTGAGGCAAACGTGTGTCATGTGTGTGCCAAAAAAATACGCGACAAAGCATCGTTTGAAAGGCATGTAAGCTCACATTTTGAAGGAGTTGGACCAAAGCTGAAATGTCTATTGGATGGCTGTGATCATTGGCTCAAAGATGAGAATAATCTTCGCCGTCACATGCGACTTCATAcggcaaaacaaaaaattttaacatgtGACACATGTGGCCGAGATTGTAAGGATAAAAGCGCATTAAACAATCATAAGCGTCGTGTTCATTCCAGCGAGATATTTATTTGTGGAGTATGCCAGAAAACTTTTAAACGTGCACTTTATTTGCGG GAGCACATGGCTCAACATACAGGCGAATTCTTGTATAAATGTCCATTTTGTACACGCACCTTCAATTCTGCTGCAAATATGCATGCGCATAAAAAGAAAATGCATCCTGTTGAATGGGATATGTGGCGAAAAACAAATAATGCAAGTAGTCTACAAGAATTTAGTAGGCAGCAAAAAAGTGTAAGCTCTGAAAGCTTACAAAATCAGTCTAGCACATGA
- the LOC137245234 gene encoding transcription factor grauzone-like isoform X1 → MLCRLCIGNSIAFLDIFDKNGLQLGIADIIGRHFWFKPQPNDEPSAAICSTCWMKVNDFHKFYSSVEQKQSEFRGFIMKQEAGTQVVDNEYFDLNSNIKEEDLADTAGEADECSESEQLNLLCEIDCDSKDKNETCLRSEQNTVEIGKASAGRPVRKRKKCVQQKATSKKRMRRENTEEVETAEKLNSNGRLKEIKSKDEDDEVVKKYIQMNCEVCSYVSEDYPILQKHFREHHAQIKAYVRCCNKKLFYRLDIVQHAYKHDNPEFFKCETCQKIFSEKSTLSRHLLAVHGTEEDLKFHCIQCPKKFARQKLLNWHLNSHVPMEERTFICDQCPNSRFASQDLLKYHIGSRHRREANVCHVCAKKIRDKASFERHVSSHFEGVGPKLKCLLDGCDHWLKDENNLRRHMRLHTAKQKILTCDTCGRDCKDKSALNNHKRRVHSSEIFICGVCQKTFKRALYLREHMAQHTGEFLYKCPFCTRTFNSAANMHAHKKKMHPVEWDMWRKTNNASSLQEFSRQQKSVSSESLQNQSST, encoded by the exons ATGTTATGTCGACTTTGCATAGGCAATAGCATTGCTTTCCTGGACATATTTGATAAAAATGGTTTACAATTGGGTATTGCTGATATTATTGGACGACATTTCTGGTTTAAA CCACAACCAAATGATGAGCCATCGGCGGCTATTTGCTCCACCTGCTGGATGAAAGTCAAtgattttcataaattttattcATCAGTAGAACAAAAGCAAAGTGAATTCCGCGGTTTTATTATGAAGCAGGAAGCGGGCACTCAGGTCGTTGACAACGAATACTTTGATCTCAATTCAAATATTAAAGAAGAGGACTTAGCAGATACGGCAGGAGAAGCTGATGAGTGCAGCGAGAGTGAGCAGCTCAATCTATTATGTGAAATAGATTGTGATAGTAAGGACAAAAATGAAACTTGCTTAAGAAGTGAACAAAATACTGTTGAAATCGGAAAAGCGTCTGCAG GTAGACCAGTAAGGAAGAGAAAAAAGTGTGTTCAACAAAAAGCAACTTCTAAAAAACGTATGCGACGAGAAAACACAGAAGAAGTCGAAACAGCAGAAAAGTTAAACTCAAATGGAAGGTTAAAAGAAATCAAATCGAAAGATGAAGATGATGAGGTCGTAAAAAAGTATATACAAATGAATTGTGaagtatgttcatatgtaagcgaAGATTATCCCATCCTTCAAAAGCACTTTCGGGAGCACCATGCTCAAATTAAGGCCTATGTACGATgttgtaataaaaaattattttacagactTGATATTGTGCAGCACGCATATAAACATGATAATCCTGAATTCTTTAA ATGTGAAACTTGTcagaaaattttttctgaaaaatcaacATTATCCAGACACCTTTTAGCCGTACATGGCACTGAAGAAGATCTTAAATTTCATTGTATTCAATGTCCTAAAAAATTCGCCAGACAAAAGCTTTTAAATTGGCATTTAAACTCGCATGTACCCATGGAGGAACGCACGTTTATATGTGACCAATGTCCCAATAGTCGTTTTGCCAGCCAGGATCTATTAAAATATCATATTGGTTCAAGGCATCGTCGTGAGGCAAACGTGTGTCATGTGTGTGCCAAAAAAATACGCGACAAAGCATCGTTTGAAAGGCATGTAAGCTCACATTTTGAAGGAGTTGGACCAAAGCTGAAATGTCTATTGGATGGCTGTGATCATTGGCTCAAAGATGAGAATAATCTTCGCCGTCACATGCGACTTCATAcggcaaaacaaaaaattttaacatgtGACACATGTGGCCGAGATTGTAAGGATAAAAGCGCATTAAACAATCATAAGCGTCGTGTTCATTCCAGCGAGATATTTATTTGTGGAGTATGCCAGAAAACTTTTAAACGTGCACTTTATTTGCGG GAGCACATGGCTCAACATACAGGCGAATTCTTGTATAAATGTCCATTTTGTACACGCACCTTCAATTCTGCTGCAAATATGCATGCGCATAAAAAGAAAATGCATCCTGTTGAATGGGATATGTGGCGAAAAACAAATAATGCAAGTAGTCTACAAGAATTTAGTAGGCAGCAAAAAAGTGTAAGCTCTGAAAGCTTACAAAATCAGTCTAGCACATGA